The window GGAAACCTCCCGTGTTATGGGTCGCCGCATCGCGTGCGGCGGTCGCAGTCGTTCAAGCAGCCCGCGGCAAGAGCCCTCCACGGGCCGCTGTGCAACATAAGACGCGGGACTTCGGGCGGCATGGGGGCGCGGCGCGCCGCCGCCCGGTCTATGCACGCGGCGAGGCGCACCCCATGTTCTGAAAGGCCCCGCGCCCACCACACCAGGAGGTACCCATGGACACGCGCGCCCCCCTTTCCCGCCGCGACCTCTTCCGGAATCCCGTCACCCTCGCCGCTCTCACCGTTCTCGGCGTGCTCTGCAGCCTCGCTGTCCCCGGCTCGACGCTCCTCGCGCAGGAAGCGAACGGTGCCCTCCCGCTCGAGTCCTGGCTCGACTGGGAGCGGGTCCAGGATCCGCGGATCTCGCCGGATGGCGGCGCCGTCGTGTACGAGCGTCTGTGGGTCGACAAGATGAACGACGCGTGGGAGTCGTCGATCTGGATCGTTAATCCGGACGGCAGTCGCCCGCGCCACCTCGTCGACGGATCCTCGCCGCGCTGGTCTCCCGACGGCAGCCGACTCGCCTTCCTCGCGCCCGATGACGAGGGGAACACGCAGATCTTCGTGCGCTGGATGGATGCCGAGGGCGCCGTCTCCCAGGTGACGCGGCTCACGGACAGTCCTTCGGACATCGCCTGGTCTCCCGACGGGACGCGCTTCTCGTTCACGATGCGCGTGGGGGCGGAGCAGCCCACGGCGCGCCACTGGTCCATCTCGCTCCCGAAGCCGGAGGGGGCGACGTGGACGCCGGGGCCTCGGATCATCGAGCGTCTCGTCTATCGGCAGGACCGCGTCGGATTCCTGGGCGACAAGTACCGGCACATCTTCGTCGTCCCCGCCGAAGGCGGCACGGCGCGCCAGCTCACCGAGGGCGACTTCAACTTCGGAGTCCCCGTCTGGGAACCTGATGGACAGTCGCTCCTCTTCAGCAGCCTCATCGCGGAGGACGCGGTATACCGGTGGCAGGAGACCGAGATCTACCGGCTCGACGCGGAGTCCGGCGACCTGAGCCAGGTCACGACGCGCAAGGGCCCGGACAACCGGCCGGTGCCATCGCCGGATGGGCGCCTGATCGCCTACGTGGGGCACGACACGACGACCTTCGACTACATCGAATCCGCCGTCTACGTGATGAACGCGGATGGGTCGAACCCGCGCGCCCTCACGGCCGAGATGGACCGCAGTCCGGGGACGCTGCACTGGGCACCGGATGGAGGCGGCGTCTATTTCGACGCTTCGGCGGACGGCTATCGCAACCTCCACTACGCCTCCGTGGACGGAGATGTGCGGGCGATGACCGAAGGCCCGCAGATGTTCGGCCTCAACGCCGTGAGCGGCGGCGGCACGGCCGTCGGGATGTGGGGTGATGCGCACGAGCCCGGCGACATCTACGCCTTCCCCGTCGACCGGCCCGATCGGCGCACGAGGCTGACGGATGTGAACGCCGACGTGCTCGCGGGCGTGACGCTGGGCGAGGTCGAACAGGTCTGGAGCGAGTCATCCCATGACGGACTCGCGATTCACGGCTGGGTCATCAAGCCCCCGGACTTCGACGCGTCGCGGCAGTATCCGCTCATTCTCGTGATTCACGGCGGGCCGCACGGCATGTACAACGGCGGGTTCAACTTCTCGTGGCAGGAGCACGCCGCGAACGGCTACGTCGTCCTCTACACGAACCCGCGCGGAAGCTCCGGCTACGGCACGGAGTTCGGGAACGCGATCCAGTACGACTATCCGAACCACGATTTTGACGACCTCATGTCGAGCGTGGACGAGGTCATCTCCCGCGGATACGTGGACGACGGCAACATGTTCGTCTACGGGTGCTCGGGTGGGGGCGTCCTGACGTCGTGGGTCGTGGGGCACACGGACCGCTTTCGGGCCGCTTCGGCGAACTGCCCGGTCGTGAACTGGTTCAACTTCCCGAACGAGGTCGACGGCAACTATCTGCGCTGGTATGCGGACTTCCAGGAGTTTCCGTGGGTGGACCCGAGCGAGCACATCCGCCGCTCGCCGATCACCTACGTGGGCAACGTCACGACGCCGACGATGCTCATGACGGGCGTCCTCGACCTGCGCACGCCGATGTCGCAGACGGAGCAGTTCTACCAGGCGCTCAAGGCGCAGAACAAGCCGACCGCGATGGTCCAGTTCCAGGGCGAGTGGCACGGCACGTCGCGCCTGCCGTCCAACTTCCTGCGCACGCAACTCATCCTCAGGAAGTGGTTCGAGCGCTGGGGCACCCACGATGACGAGCGCACCGCCGCCACCCAGACCGGCTCGTAGCCGACGCGGGTCAGGGGTGGAAGGGGGTTTCGGAGAGGATCTCGTCGAGGCCCGAGATCAGGAGGTCGGCGTCGGCTTCGGAGAAGACGAGGGGGGGCTTCATCTTGATCACGTTGTGGTCGGGGCCGTCCGTGCTGAGGAGGATCCCCTTGTCGCGCATCCGTTGGACGGCGGCGTCGGCGAGGTCGGCGGCCGGTTCGAGGTCGTCGCCCTCGTGCACGAACTCGATGCCGGTGAACAGGCCGCGGCCGCGGGCGTCCCCCACAGGGGCGTGACGGCCCCGGAGGCGGTCGAGGCCGGACAGTAGACGCTTGCCGACGATGGCGGCGTTCTCCCGCAGTCCCTCCTCCTCGATCACGTCGAGGACGGCGAGGCCGATGGCGCAGGAGACGGGGTTCCCGCCGTAGGTGTTGAAGTACTCCATCCCGTTGGCGAAGGCTTCGGCGATCTCGCGGGTCGTGATGACCGCGGCGAGGGGGTGGCCGTTCCCGATCGGCTTGCCGAGGGTGACGATGTCGGGGACGACGTCGTGCTCCTCGAAGGCCCAGAAGTGCGACCCCACGCGGCCGAAGCCGACCTGCACCTCGTCGGCCACGCACACGGCACCGTGCTCGCGGGCCGCGGTGTAGGAAGCCGCGAGGTATCCGGCCGGAAGCGGGATCTGGCCGCCGCAACTGAGGATCGACTCGTGGAAGAAGGCGGCCGCTCCGGGCGGGCGGTCCCCGAA of the Candidatus Palauibacter australiensis genome contains:
- a CDS encoding S9 family peptidase, with protein sequence MDTRAPLSRRDLFRNPVTLAALTVLGVLCSLAVPGSTLLAQEANGALPLESWLDWERVQDPRISPDGGAVVYERLWVDKMNDAWESSIWIVNPDGSRPRHLVDGSSPRWSPDGSRLAFLAPDDEGNTQIFVRWMDAEGAVSQVTRLTDSPSDIAWSPDGTRFSFTMRVGAEQPTARHWSISLPKPEGATWTPGPRIIERLVYRQDRVGFLGDKYRHIFVVPAEGGTARQLTEGDFNFGVPVWEPDGQSLLFSSLIAEDAVYRWQETEIYRLDAESGDLSQVTTRKGPDNRPVPSPDGRLIAYVGHDTTTFDYIESAVYVMNADGSNPRALTAEMDRSPGTLHWAPDGGGVYFDASADGYRNLHYASVDGDVRAMTEGPQMFGLNAVSGGGTAVGMWGDAHEPGDIYAFPVDRPDRRTRLTDVNADVLAGVTLGEVEQVWSESSHDGLAIHGWVIKPPDFDASRQYPLILVIHGGPHGMYNGGFNFSWQEHAANGYVVLYTNPRGSSGYGTEFGNAIQYDYPNHDFDDLMSSVDEVISRGYVDDGNMFVYGCSGGGVLTSWVVGHTDRFRAASANCPVVNWFNFPNEVDGNYLRWYADFQEFPWVDPSEHIRRSPITYVGNVTTPTMLMTGVLDLRTPMSQTEQFYQALKAQNKPTAMVQFQGEWHGTSRLPSNFLRTQLILRKWFERWGTHDDERTAATQTGS